A stretch of the Lactuca sativa cultivar Salinas chromosome 9, Lsat_Salinas_v11, whole genome shotgun sequence genome encodes the following:
- the LOC111919517 gene encoding 60S ribosomal protein L3-1, whose protein sequence is MSHRKFEHPRHGSLGFLPRKRAARHRGKVKAFPKDDPTKPCKLTAFLGYKAGMTHIVRDVEKPGSKLHKKETCEAVTIIETPPMVVVGVVAYVKTPRGLRSLNTVWAQHLSEDIKRRFYKNWCKSKKKAFAKYSKKFESDEGKKDIQSQLEKMKKYGTVIRVLAHTQIRKMKGLKQKKAHLMEIQVNGGTIAQKVDFAYGFFEKQIPIDAVFQKDEMIDIIGVTKGKGYEGVVTRWGVTRLPRKTHRGLRKVACIGAWHPARVSFTVARAGQNGYHHRTEMNKKIYKLGKTGLESHTALTEFDRTEKDITPMGGFPHYGVVKDDYLLIKGCCVGPKKRVVTLRQSLLAQTSRLALEEIKLKFIDTSSKFGHGRFQTTQEKLKFYNRMKA, encoded by the exons ATGTCGCACAGGAAGTTTGAGCATCCCAGACACGgttcccttgggtttcttcccaggAAGCGTGCTGCTCGCCACAGAGGCAAAG TGAAAGCTTTCCCCAAGGATGACCCAACCAAACCTTGCAAGCTTACAGCTTTCTTGGGTTACAAAGCTGGCATGACCCACATTGTCAGAGATGTTGAGAAGCCTGGATCCA AGCTCCACAAGAAAGAGACATGTGAAGCAGTGACAATCATCGAGACACCTCCCATGGTGGTTGTTGGAGTTGTTGCCTATGTCAAAACCCCCCGTGGCCTCCGTTCTTTGAACACTGTTTGGGCACAACATCTCAGTGAAGACATCAAAAGAAGGTTCTACAAGAACTGGTGCAAATCCAAGAAGAAAGCATTCGCCAAATACTCCAAGAAGTTCGAATCCGACGAGGGCAAAAAAGACATTCAATCCCagttggaaaaaatgaaaaaatacggAACTGTCATTCGTGTCCTAGCTCACACCcag ATAAGGAAAATGAAGGGATTGAAGCAGAAGAAAGCACATTTGATGGAGATTCAAGTGAATGGAGGAACAATTGCTCAAAAAGTTGATTTTGCTTATGGGTTTTTTGAGAAACAGATTCCAATTGATGCTGTTTTCCAGAAAGATGAAATGATTGACATTATTGGTGTGACAAAGGGTAAAGGTTATGAAGGTGTGGTGACACGTTGGGGTGTGACTAGGCTGCCACGTAAGACCCACAGAGGTCTACGTAAGGTGGCGTGTATCGGAGCGTGGCACCCTGCCAGAGTGTCATTCACTGTTGCAAGAGCTGGTCAGAATGGGTATCATCACAGGACTGAAATGAATAAGAAGATTTACAAGTTGGGAAAGACTGGACTCGAGTCTCACACTGCACTCACTGAGTTTGACAG GACTGAGAAGGATATAACACCAATGGGTGGGTTTCCTCATTATGGTGTGGTGAAGGATGATTATTTGTTGATTAAAGGGTGTTGTGTGGGGCCCAAGAAGAGGGTGGTGACTTTGAGACAGTCGTTGCTTGCTCAGACGTCCAGGCTGGCGCTTGAGGAGATTAAGCTCAAGTTTATTGACACGTCATCCAAATTTGGGCATGGTCGTTTCCAGACTACACAGGAGAAGCTTAAGTTCTACAATCGCATGAAGGCTTGA
- the LOC111919518 gene encoding uncharacterized protein LOC111919518 encodes MVEVKVSESKDLTRIERIGAHSHIRGLGLDSALEPRAVSEGMVGQTTARKAAGVIVQMVKEGKIAGRAVLLAGQPGTGKTAIAMGMAKSIGLETPFAMLAGSELFSLEMSKTEALMQAFRKAIGVRIKEETEVIEGEVVEIQIDRPAVAGAASKTGKLTLKTTEMETVYDLGAKMIEALGKDKVQSGDVIAIDKASGKITKLGRSFSRSRDYDAMGPQTKFVQCPDGELQKRKEVVHCVTLHEIDVINSRTQGFLALFTGDTGEIRAEVREQIDTKVAEWREEGKAEIVPGVLFIDEVHMLDIECFSFLNRALENDMAPILVVATNRGITTIRGTNYKSPHGIPIDFLDRLLIISTQPYTEEDIRKILDIRCGEEDVDVAEDAKVLLTKIGVETSLRYAINLITSAALACQKRKGKVVEMEDVSRVYELFWDVKRSTQYLMEYQSQYMFSDAPEEDEVNMMV; translated from the exons ATGGTGGAGGTGAAAGTCTCTGAGAGCAAAGACCTAACCCGAATCGAACGAATCGGGGCCCACTCCCACATCCGTGGGCTCGGTCTTGACTCTGCCCTAGAACCCCGGGCAGTCTCCGAAGGCATGGTGGGTCAAACCACTGCCCGAAAAGCCGCCGGAGTCATAGTCCAAATGGTCAAAGAAGGGAAAATCGCGGGTCGGGCCGTTCTACTTGCGGGTCAACCCGGAACCGGAAAAACCGCCATAGCCATGGGCATGGCCAAGTCAATAGGACTTGAAACCCCATTTGCCATGCTGGCAGGTAGTGAGCTTTTCTCTTTAGAAATGTCCAAAACAGAAGCTTTAATGCAAGCATTCAGGAAAGCAATTGGTGTTAGAATTAAAGAAGAAACCGAAGTGATTGAAGGAGAAGTTGTGGAGATCCAAATCGACCGCCCTGCAGTGGCCGGAGCCGCCTCGAAAACCGGGAAGTTGACTTTGAAGACTACCGAGATGGAGACTGTGTATGATTTAGGAGCTAAAATGATTGAAGCTTTAGGGAAAGACAAAGTACAAAGTGGTGATGTGATTGCTATCGATAAGGCTTCCGGAAAGATCACAAAACTCGGGAGATCGTTTTCGCGGTCTCGAGATTATGATGCCATGGGCCCACAAACGAAATTCGTTCAGTGTCCAGATGGCGAGTTGCAGAAGAGGAAAGAAGTTGTTCATTGTGTTACCCTTCATGAAATCGATGTTATCAATAGCAG GACACAAGGTTTTCTTGCTCTTTTCACGGGTGACACAGGCGAGATACGCGCCGAAGTCCGTGAACAAATTGATACAAAAGTGGCAGAGTGGCGAGAGGAAGGAAAGGCCGAGATCGTGCCAGGTGTCCTCTTCATAGACGAAGTCCACATGCTCGACATCGAATGTTTCTCTTTCCTAAATCGTGCTTTAGAAAATGACATGGCGCCGATTCTGGTTGTTGCAACGAACCGAGGGATCACAACGATTCGTGGGACCAATTACAAATCGCCACATGGGATTCCGATTGATTTTTTGGATCGGCTTTTGATAATTTCTACACAGCCGTATACGGAAGAGGATATCCGGAAGATTCTAGATATAAGGTGTGGGGAGGAGGATGTTGATGTGGCGGAAGATGCTAAGGTTTTGTTGACTAAAATTGGGGTGGAGACGAGTTTAAGGTATGCGATAAATTTGATAACATCGGCTGCTTTGGCTTGTCAGAAGAGGAAAGGGAAGGTGGTGGAGATGGAGGATGTGAGTAGGGTTTATGAGTTGTTTTGGGATGTGAAGAGATCGACTCAGTATTTGATGGAGTATCAGAGTCAGTATATGTTTAGTGATGCACCTGAGGAAGATGAAGTTAACATGATGGTTTGA